Proteins encoded in a region of the Manis javanica isolate MJ-LG chromosome 15, MJ_LKY, whole genome shotgun sequence genome:
- the IAPP gene encoding islet amyloid polypeptide, whose translation MSILKLPVVLTVFSVALNYLNATPMESHQVEKKNCNTATCATQRLANFLVRSGNNVGAVLPPTNVGSNTYGKRNSVEVFNREPLNYLSF comes from the exons ATGAGCATCCTGAAGCTGCCGGTAGTTCTCACGGTGTTCTCGGTTGCATTAAACTATCTGAATGCTACCCCCATGGAAAG TCATCAGGTGGAAAAGAAGAATTGCAACACAGCCACTTGTGCAACTCAACGCCTGGCAAATTTTTTAGTTCGTTCCGGCAACAATGTTGGTGCAGTTCTCCCGCCTACCAACGTGGGATCCAATACATATGGCAAGAGGAATTCCGTTGAGGTTTTTAACAGAGAACCATTGAATTACCTATCCTTTTAG